A window from Solea senegalensis isolate Sse05_10M linkage group LG15, IFAPA_SoseM_1, whole genome shotgun sequence encodes these proteins:
- the elovl5 gene encoding elongation of very long chain fatty acids protein 5 gives MEAFNHKLNTHIDSWLGPRDQRVRGWLLLDDYPPTFALTVMYLLIVWMGPKYMQHRQPYSCRGLLVLYNLGLTLLSFYMFYELVSAVWHGGYNFYCQDIHSAPEVDKKVIKVLWWYYFSKVIEFMDTFFFILRKNNHQITFLHIYHHASMLNIWWFVMNWIPCGHSYFGASINSFVHVVMYSYYGLSAIPAVRPYLWWKRYITQLQLIQFFLTVFHTMSAVIWPCGFPMRWLYFQISYMVTLIILFANFYIQTYKKRSGSQQKGSPAHGHTNGTPSMEHSAHKKLRVD, from the exons ATCAGCGGGTGAGGGGATGGCTGCTGTTGGACGACTACCCACCAACCTTTGCACTCACAGTCATGTACCTTCTGATTGTGTGGATGGGGCCCAAGTACATGCAGCACAGGCAGCCGTACTCCTGCAGAGGCCTTCTGGTGCTCTACAATCTGGGCCTCACGCTCTTGTCTTTCTACATGTTCTATGAG CTTGTTAGTGCTGTGTGGCACGGTGGCTACAACTTCTACTGTCAGGACATTCACAGTGCGCCTGAAGTGGATAAGAAG GTGATAAAGGTCCTGTGGTGGTACTACTTCTCCAAAGTCATCGAGTTCATGGACACGTTTTTCTTCATTCTACGAAAGAACAATCATCAGATTACGTTTCTTCACATTTACCACCACGCGAGCATGCTGAACATCTGGTGGTTCGTCATGAACTGGATACCCTGCGGCCACT cgTACTTTGGTGCCTCCATAAACAGCTTTGTACACGTGGTGATGTATTCTTACTACGGCCTCTCTGCCATCCCAGCTGTGCGGCCGTACCTCTGGTGGAAGAGATACATCACACAGTTACAGCTG ATCCAGTTCTTTTTAACCGTCTTCCACACAATGTCCGCAGTCATATGGCCGTGCGGCTTCCCCATGCGATGGCTGTACTTCCAAATAAGTTATATGGTTACCCTCATCATCCTTTTTGCAAACTTCTACATTCAG ACGTACAAGAAGCGCAGTGGTTCTCAACAGAAGGGTTCTCCTGCACATGGACATACAAATGGAACACCATCCATGGAGCACAGTGCACACAAGAAACTAAGGGTGGATTGA